The Bartonella sp. TP genomic sequence CCTATAGTAGCTATCAATAAGCTAATCAATTTTAGAGGGCGAACCATATTGCAAAAGCCAAATTTTTTATCAGGCCATAAAACATCTATTTTAATATTTACCACAAGCTTAGCCAGTAATAAATATTTAGACACTATAGCGGATATGTGTACTAGCTATCGCATGATATATAGTATAGTTATTAAAGGGGCAAAGACGCATCTATTAGAAGATTCATCTGCTTATCAAAATCAATTTTGGGCAGGGTTACGTGCTTATTTAAATCTTGGCAAGTCTCAGGAAACTTTTTAGCCATATAATGGTTTAAATACTAGCCTGTAATAAAATCTTAAAACATTGCGACTAAGATATGCTTAATTTATATTATGAATTGGGTGAAATAATGAAAAGAATCTTGCTAGCCGAAGATGACAATGACATGAGACGCTTTTTAGCAAACGCCTTGCAAAAGGCTGGCTACGAAGTTGTAGATTATGACAATGGCGTTAGCGCTTATCAGCGTTTAAAAGAAGAACCGTTTTCTTTGTTGCTAACAGATATTGTAATGCCAGAGATGGATGGTATGGAGCTGGCGCATAAAGCCACGCAGCTTGACCCTGACCTGAAAATTATGTTTATCACTGGCTTTGCGGCGGTATCCTTAGCCAATGACCAAGCAGCACCCCATAACGCCAAAGTGCTTTCAAAACCCTTCCATTTAAGAGAATTAGTAGCGCAAGTAGAAAAAATATTAATTGCGGCTTAACTATTATTGACTGTGAACAAAAACTAGATTAATCATAGATATCGTTGGGGGCGTGTAGCTCAGCGGGAGAGCACTACAGTGACATTGTAGGGGTCACAGGTTCAATCCCTGTCACGCCCACCATTACAGAATTGATTTTATTTATATGAAGAAATTGCAAGCCGGACTAGTTTTTGCTAGTCTAATTTTTCCTTTCACCCCAGCGAATGCTATTTTATTACGCTCTGGCGGGGCGCAATTTGAGATAAACCCAGAAACATTGCAAATTAATGCTGATTCTGTTGTTTTAAATAAAGCTCATACAAAGCAAAAACTGATTAACCTAACTACCTCGTCTAGCGAGGCAAGCTGGCAGTGGCCAGAGCGACATATCCAGGTAAATACAAAAGTTGACGGCGATGATTTACACATTACTATAGCTAGTGATCATCCGCAAAAACTTAACTAGTTCCGGTTGCCTTCTAATTTTGATAATCTAGAATTGCCAATAGGTGAAGGCAGTAGAATCCCCCTTGGAAATATGCAATGGATGTCTTATTTGACAACCGAGCTTTCGTCTATGGACAGTAATTTTGACTTAAAATTGCCGCTATGGAGCTTAGAAAAAAAGGGGAAGGTTTATAGCTGGATATTATTATCGCCCTTTAGCAATAATATTTCTTTT encodes the following:
- the cpdR gene encoding cell cycle two-component system response regulator CpdR is translated as MKRILLAEDDNDMRRFLANALQKAGYEVVDYDNGVSAYQRLKEEPFSLLLTDIVMPEMDGMELAHKATQLDPDLKIMFITGFAAVSLANDQAAPHNAKVLSKPFHLRELVAQVEKILIAA